One region of Parambassis ranga chromosome 21, fParRan2.1, whole genome shotgun sequence genomic DNA includes:
- the nifk gene encoding MKI67 FHA domain-interacting nucleolar phosphoprotein, translating to MTESKAEKASKPAKELLALNPAQESEFKKKVQEVKKNQSSKGGRLTPGVIYVGHLPTGLFEPQLRTYFGQFGKVLRLRLSRSKKTGGSKGYAFVEFECDEVAKIVAETMNNYLMGERLIKCHVMPPEKVHEKLFTGSQTHFKKPSQPAVKRYNKVRTEEQVNKMRDKLLRKEAKLRKRLAAQGIDYDFPGFAAQVPQKKKPSDAMNASTCSDTTPLCTPSFLERRKSMVVGDDEEDHEIVVKMPDIEKNEECSGEEESDDDDDEEEDGGGSESEEEDAEAQ from the exons GCCCTGAACCCCGCACAGGAGTCCGAGTTCAAGAAGAAGGTgcaggaggtgaagaagaaccAATCCAGCAAG GGGGGTCGCTTGACTCCAGGAGTCATTTATGTTGGCCACCTGCCGACGGGCTTGTTTGAGCCTCAGCTCAGAACTTACTTCGGACAGTTTGGGAAGGTTCTGAGGCTGCGGCTGTCGAGGAGCAAGAAG ACTGGTGGAAGCAAAGGCTATGCTTTTGTAGAGTTTGAATGTGATGAGGTAGCTAAGATTGTTGCAGAAACAATGAACAACTACCTCATGGGAGAGAGACTCATCAAAT GTCATGTGATGCCTCCAGAAAAGGTACATGAGAAGCTGTTTACTGGTTCGCAGACACATTTCAAAAAACCCTCACAGCCTGCTGTAAAACGCTACAATAAGGTGCGCACAGAAGAGCAGGTCAACAAGATGAGAGACAAGCTTCTGCGCAAAGAGGCCAAGCTCCGCAAGAGGCTCGCGGCTCAAGGCATCGACTATGACTTTCCTGGATTT gCTGCCCAGGTGCCTCAGAAGAAAAAGCCCTCTGATGCCATGAATGCGTCTACATGCAGT GACACCACACCACTCTGCACCCCCTCTTTCCTGGAACGGAGGAAGTCCATGGTCGTCGGCGATGATGAAGAAGACCATGAGATTGTCGTTAAAATGCCGGATATAGAGAAAAACGAAGAGTGCTCCGGTGAGGAggagagtgatgatgatgatgatgaagaagaggacgGCGGCGGCTCAGAGAGCGAGGAAGAGGACGCAGAGGCACAGTGA